The Verrucomicrobium spinosum DSM 4136 = JCM 18804 genome includes a region encoding these proteins:
- a CDS encoding DUF72 domain-containing protein — translation MIAGNTWIGTSGFQYPEWKGKFYPEDLSKAKMLTYYASQFNSTEINYTFRSIPSANTILRWFNETPANFRYSLKAPQRVTHFSKLKDCGDTMEDFFHSVGGLGDKLGPVLFQLPPTFKVDAERLKTFLATVSPAKKPVRSKSTPAGRRLAFEFRHDSWFTDDVYGILSEHNAALCLADSEEFETPRVATASFGYLRPRREDYKPSQIKQCAEFTQEQLQANTWSEAYTYFKHEENCVGPEFAKTLQKHLPTPPPA, via the coding sequence ATGATTGCTGGCAACACTTGGATCGGCACCTCAGGCTTTCAGTACCCGGAATGGAAGGGCAAGTTCTATCCTGAGGACCTGTCGAAGGCAAAAATGCTGACCTACTATGCGTCCCAGTTCAACTCCACGGAAATCAACTACACCTTCCGGAGCATTCCTTCCGCAAACACGATCTTGCGTTGGTTCAATGAAACTCCAGCGAATTTCCGCTACAGCCTGAAGGCCCCACAGCGAGTCACCCACTTTTCCAAGCTCAAGGACTGCGGCGACACCATGGAAGACTTCTTCCACTCGGTTGGCGGACTGGGCGACAAACTTGGTCCGGTGTTGTTTCAACTGCCACCCACCTTCAAAGTCGATGCGGAACGGTTGAAGACGTTTCTCGCTACTGTCTCACCGGCGAAGAAACCGGTACGCTCGAAAAGCACCCCCGCTGGCAGAAGACTCGCGTTCGAGTTTCGCCACGACTCCTGGTTCACCGATGATGTGTACGGCATCCTCTCCGAGCACAATGCCGCACTCTGCCTGGCCGACTCCGAAGAGTTCGAGACACCTCGTGTAGCGACCGCCAGTTTCGGCTATCTACGCCCAAGGCGGGAAGATTACAAACCCTCGCAGATCAAGCAATGCGCCGAGTTCACACAGGAGCAGCTACAGGCAAATACCTGGTCCGAAGCATATACCTACTTCAAACACGAGGAGAACTGCGTCGGCCCTGAGTTTGCAAAGACCCTGCAGAAGCATTTGCCAACACCCCCACCCGCCTGA
- a CDS encoding nucleoid-associated protein: MSIKIRFNSAVATGLVLAKVGNPQRDEPLQTSKEVFHIEEGDQATLTGIFLKPFKNLIPHRFTHHSSLDQHEMNTIAKAIFASSDGLLEKGCDIAKRLYSKSYHPNIKEGDLCISLIKDIEMESSKVQAICILKSESVVPFLSISTRDGDLKLSTEHGINPEKIDKGCLIVDFSSEDGYYVLTFDRTGTDSRFWVRDFLGLQAVTDAAFLTKSYADMAVAFLKQEVPTETEAAESKTTAAHDAISFFETRETFDLKEFEEEVLKKPDVVAKFAEHRAKVEEEQGQPLEKSFAIAKKQVSKAKKKIGSVLKLDAGIEVHLKPAFGAKENNPLLERGFDEDKGMKFIKVYFHKEEAGS; the protein is encoded by the coding sequence ATGTCGATCAAGATTCGTTTTAACTCCGCCGTCGCCACCGGTCTGGTGCTTGCCAAGGTAGGCAATCCCCAGCGTGATGAGCCATTGCAGACGTCCAAGGAGGTTTTTCACATTGAAGAGGGCGACCAGGCCACGCTCACCGGCATTTTCCTCAAGCCCTTCAAGAACCTGATTCCGCATCGTTTCACGCATCATTCGTCGCTCGACCAGCACGAGATGAACACGATCGCGAAGGCGATCTTTGCCTCCAGTGACGGGTTGCTGGAGAAGGGGTGCGACATTGCCAAACGTTTGTACTCGAAATCCTACCACCCGAACATCAAGGAGGGGGACTTGTGCATCTCCTTGATCAAGGACATTGAGATGGAGAGCAGCAAGGTGCAGGCCATTTGCATCCTCAAGTCTGAGAGCGTGGTGCCCTTCCTGAGCATCTCCACACGTGATGGTGATCTGAAGCTGTCCACGGAGCATGGCATCAATCCCGAGAAAATCGACAAAGGCTGCCTGATTGTGGATTTTTCCTCAGAGGATGGCTACTATGTGCTCACCTTTGACCGGACAGGCACGGACTCACGCTTTTGGGTGCGGGACTTCCTTGGGTTGCAGGCGGTGACGGATGCGGCCTTCCTGACCAAGTCCTATGCCGACATGGCGGTGGCCTTTCTCAAACAGGAGGTGCCCACGGAGACCGAGGCGGCGGAATCCAAAACGACGGCGGCCCATGACGCGATCAGCTTCTTTGAGACCCGCGAGACGTTTGACCTCAAGGAGTTCGAGGAAGAAGTGCTGAAAAAGCCGGATGTGGTGGCGAAGTTTGCCGAGCATCGCGCCAAGGTGGAGGAGGAACAGGGGCAGCCACTGGAGAAGTCCTTTGCGATTGCGAAGAAGCAGGTGTCTAAAGCGAAGAAGAAGATCGGCAGCGTGCTCAAGCTGGATGCCGGTATTGAGGTGCACCTCAAGCCTGCCTTCGGGGCCAAGGAGAATAACCCTTTGCTTGAGCGTGGCTTTGATGAGGACAAGGGCATGAAGTTCATCAAGGTGTACTTCCACAAGGAAGAAGCCGGATCGTAG
- a CDS encoding lactonase family protein: MTPAPSSRRLFLKSSATAVTCALLPIQLPAVDGKGNVGGKLIAYVGTFSSPLQNMKATQVDLPPGNGRGIHLFQVDRTTGALTAAGIHEMGTSPSCLVLNRAGTHLYSANETDRVGANEAGTVSSFTVSPENGSLTLLNSVNSGGKGPTYVSLHPSGKHLFVANYFGGTVAVLPVLQDGRLGEASDVKKDEGIVGPRQATNAPPGSFAFSGHDQTHCHMIAADPSGRYVLHVDLGLDQIHVWKFDADKGTLSPNDPPHVSLPPGDGPRHFAFHPEGRWLYSLQEEGSTIVLFDYDGGAGKLTARQTLSSLPPGYTGSNFCSGIHVSPDGRYVYAGNRLHDGISIFAVGTDGTLTYVTEEWTRGNYPRSFNFDPSGKFLYCCNQRADNVTVFRVDQPSGELKFTGHYTPVGNPSCVVFAELAG, translated from the coding sequence ATGACACCCGCTCCATCTTCCCGCCGTTTGTTTCTGAAATCCTCTGCCACTGCAGTGACGTGCGCTTTGCTGCCGATCCAGCTGCCAGCGGTTGACGGAAAGGGAAACGTGGGGGGGAAACTCATCGCTTATGTAGGCACGTTCAGCTCGCCATTGCAGAATATGAAGGCCACCCAAGTGGATCTGCCTCCGGGGAATGGCAGGGGCATCCATCTGTTTCAGGTGGATCGCACCACGGGAGCGCTGACTGCTGCGGGGATCCATGAAATGGGCACCAGTCCGTCCTGTCTGGTGCTGAATCGTGCGGGGACGCACCTCTACTCGGCGAACGAAACCGACAGAGTGGGTGCCAATGAAGCTGGCACGGTCAGCAGCTTCACGGTGAGTCCTGAGAACGGCAGTTTGACGCTGCTCAACTCCGTTAACTCTGGTGGCAAAGGGCCTACCTACGTCAGCCTGCATCCTTCGGGCAAGCACCTCTTTGTGGCCAACTACTTTGGCGGCACCGTGGCAGTATTACCGGTGCTGCAGGATGGCCGACTGGGGGAGGCGTCCGATGTGAAAAAGGACGAAGGCATCGTCGGCCCACGTCAGGCCACGAATGCACCTCCCGGCAGTTTTGCATTCAGTGGGCACGACCAGACCCATTGCCACATGATCGCTGCCGATCCTTCGGGCCGGTATGTGCTCCACGTGGATCTGGGCCTCGATCAGATCCATGTCTGGAAGTTTGATGCCGACAAGGGCACGCTGAGCCCAAATGATCCGCCGCATGTCTCCCTGCCTCCGGGAGATGGGCCGCGTCACTTTGCCTTTCATCCGGAGGGGCGCTGGCTCTACTCCCTTCAAGAGGAGGGCTCCACCATCGTGCTTTTTGACTACGATGGCGGAGCAGGGAAACTCACGGCCCGGCAGACCCTTTCCAGCCTGCCACCAGGCTATACGGGGAGCAATTTTTGTTCGGGGATCCATGTCTCCCCAGACGGTCGGTACGTTTATGCAGGGAACCGGCTGCATGATGGCATCAGTATCTTCGCTGTGGGCACGGACGGTACGCTCACTTACGTGACAGAAGAGTGGACTCGTGGAAACTACCCACGCAGTTTCAACTTCGATCCCTCCGGGAAGTTTCTGTACTGCTGCAATCAACGGGCGGACAATGTGACTGTCTTTCGGGTGGACCAGCCATCTGGTGAATTGAAGTTCACTGGTCACTACACTCCGGTGGGCAATCCTTCTTGTGTGGTGTTTGCAGAACTGGCTGGTTAG
- a CDS encoding methyltransferase, which translates to MSSAETSAPSPGLFFETINAYQRTAALKAGVELGVFTVLASGVATAEGVAERCQCPVRGVRILCDSLAIFGLLTKVDGRYFLTQDSALFLDQNSPAYLGGMLQFMLAPSIIEAFSDLASTVRSGRVHTTKDGTTAPDHPVWVEFAKVMRPMMQGAAQAVAGLVPPVQVDATRQAKVLDISASHGAFGIAFAQQHPGVHLVALDWEAVLAVTEANAKSAGLADRFSKLVGDAFTVDLGTDYDVVLVPNFLHHFNIADCTRFLKRVKAALRPGGRVVIVEFVPNEDRITPPPSASFSLVMLGTTPEGDAYTFGEYQGMLAGAGFRDAVLHPLLPTAQSAVIAVA; encoded by the coding sequence ATGTCCTCCGCCGAAACATCTGCTCCCTCGCCGGGTCTCTTTTTTGAGACGATCAATGCGTATCAGAGAACGGCTGCGTTGAAGGCGGGGGTGGAGCTCGGCGTTTTCACGGTTCTTGCATCGGGCGTGGCCACTGCGGAGGGAGTGGCAGAGCGTTGCCAGTGCCCCGTGCGGGGCGTTCGCATTCTCTGCGACTCGCTGGCCATCTTTGGCCTTTTGACCAAGGTGGATGGGAGGTATTTCCTCACGCAGGATTCAGCATTGTTTCTGGACCAGAACTCGCCGGCCTATCTCGGCGGAATGCTTCAGTTTATGCTCGCTCCCAGCATCATAGAGGCGTTCAGTGACCTGGCGTCCACAGTCCGCAGTGGCCGGGTGCACACCACCAAGGACGGGACCACGGCACCGGATCACCCGGTGTGGGTCGAGTTCGCCAAGGTGATGAGGCCCATGATGCAAGGAGCCGCCCAAGCGGTGGCGGGACTGGTCCCACCAGTGCAGGTGGATGCGACCCGCCAGGCCAAGGTGCTGGACATCTCCGCCAGTCATGGTGCCTTTGGCATTGCCTTTGCTCAGCAGCATCCTGGAGTGCATCTCGTCGCGCTGGATTGGGAGGCTGTTCTGGCAGTGACGGAAGCCAACGCGAAGTCCGCGGGATTGGCGGATCGTTTTAGCAAGTTGGTTGGAGACGCCTTTACGGTCGATTTGGGCACTGACTATGACGTGGTGCTGGTGCCCAATTTCCTGCATCATTTCAATATCGCCGACTGTACGCGCTTTCTGAAGCGGGTGAAGGCGGCGCTCCGTCCCGGAGGGCGGGTCGTCATTGTGGAGTTTGTGCCTAACGAAGATCGCATCACCCCGCCACCGTCAGCATCCTTCAGCCTGGTCATGCTGGGCACCACGCCAGAAGGGGACGCCTATACGTTTGGTGAATACCAGGGAATGCTTGCGGGTGCCGGCTTTCGTGACGCTGTGCTCCACCCCTTGCTGCCTACGGCGCAGAGTGCGGTGATCGCAGTGGCGTAG
- a CDS encoding DUF4135 domain-containing protein translates to MHPVTGFDQNPPPNLAHKSQYMKIDRFGAVFVANSVDQGATIRQERHAEGATGVWNKVRIATTEDKQLAVHRRGNENLDARDFIATGVSKKRLRNLREADDNGGYILPQVMHTARAILASADMADVHLMTDRDQVHLARLMASENYDLAERIYAQAENEEIQDAPKITSQLLMVALQNPTRTRVLMDLLDHPNLSAGVSEAIARLAVKDLPAAVSLADKAAREGADQAQGIQVAEGLARIFDHYPLAVPPLMEAYPGYVDELLQLADFSTRIALGQHPQQESADLIFELAVNLPTAACRLIHLLDHQEEPLLAQNFIHSLDELRHHEASTAVINRLAVIGSHNVGMGQCLLALVEIEQQNPGADPGLASRFARQVRQDIEQAGIITGNLGLPDDNQNNRELTNSYRNLLAREFGEEIAENVLAAHLQIPQEDNVLPLTYQLMQATIAAARELQHAAATLHHMEDPNENIAAYARVQAALKAYNLAAQSGSFPDAERAELYREEMLHMLQEIALATYTVDGTEDNSLLTSVAGQMASKEFDDKILEMLGTDWRITGRGRFSYGETVSNIVDSGGGTLEQIKTVTYPILGHLLQRAADNGMAFLNRTFNHLHQDLRRQGNPVGTRFFGGDDLTPGLTGLTITGSDPHKGGERVLILNFGPTDQEGDDRLLVYKPRDVRIDALLVGSRAFHGESTSLAEIVNAQLGNDAIPTYNFLEGPEGPDEYGYVEYLPHAGIEHFQMTPPEAETFYREYGRQAAMFMLMGARDLHQTNIYVSNRRPFFTDLELTVDPQCLDFITHPPLEGGQCDINQARQQSRALAQAMQLQGGLLNRGETVRTTKFTVNGTTDRLHETAGTRSEIAWESFVWIQGMHQQQHLDIDNAMPPSDDGLGSAQQFGANAFEQGFHEVINALAQDDIQHLITAYIDDLAGIHLRYHPLSTPLQLTTRQDFIADHLRDDAQARDQFLEGRLDASLNQMAAGGQTRAARLNGIPHSDQLVATRIRDAMVSDICVGDVAYFTRVLGGDHRELLHHHSVDEVNAILVNIEEGNQDFFVDNGLATIQSVFTRLHTDDDGYREYLLALGSGFAALCRTTPGADFFSGEIRAELN, encoded by the coding sequence ATGCATCCCGTCACCGGATTCGACCAGAATCCACCGCCCAACCTCGCACACAAAAGCCAATACATGAAAATCGACCGCTTTGGAGCAGTATTCGTCGCTAACTCGGTTGATCAAGGTGCGACCATTCGGCAAGAAAGGCACGCTGAGGGAGCGACGGGCGTCTGGAACAAGGTCCGCATCGCAACCACCGAAGACAAGCAGCTTGCAGTGCACAGGAGAGGCAACGAAAATCTGGACGCAAGAGACTTCATCGCGACCGGAGTTTCCAAGAAACGCCTTCGCAATCTCCGGGAAGCAGATGACAACGGCGGCTATATCCTTCCTCAAGTGATGCACACTGCGCGGGCTATTCTCGCATCGGCCGACATGGCGGACGTCCACTTGATGACCGACCGGGATCAGGTTCACCTGGCAAGGTTGATGGCTTCCGAAAACTATGACCTCGCAGAGCGGATCTATGCCCAAGCTGAAAATGAAGAGATCCAGGACGCCCCAAAGATCACCAGTCAGCTGCTGATGGTTGCCCTTCAGAATCCAACTCGCACACGGGTCCTGATGGATCTGCTGGACCATCCTAACCTCTCTGCAGGGGTATCTGAGGCCATCGCCCGTCTTGCCGTAAAGGATCTGCCAGCCGCAGTCTCCCTCGCGGACAAAGCTGCCCGCGAGGGTGCCGATCAAGCGCAAGGGATCCAAGTGGCTGAAGGACTTGCCAGAATCTTCGACCACTATCCGCTAGCTGTGCCCCCTCTGATGGAAGCTTATCCGGGGTACGTGGATGAACTCCTTCAGCTCGCCGACTTTTCAACCCGGATCGCTTTGGGCCAACACCCTCAACAGGAGTCCGCCGACCTGATTTTCGAACTTGCAGTCAATCTACCAACTGCTGCATGCAGGCTCATCCACCTTCTCGACCATCAAGAAGAGCCTCTGCTTGCCCAAAACTTCATCCATTCCCTGGACGAACTGAGGCACCACGAAGCATCCACCGCCGTAATCAACCGTCTCGCCGTGATAGGCTCCCACAACGTTGGCATGGGTCAATGCCTGCTCGCGCTGGTCGAGATCGAGCAACAGAATCCTGGAGCCGATCCAGGCCTGGCATCTCGCTTTGCCAGACAGGTGCGCCAGGATATCGAGCAAGCTGGCATCATTACCGGGAACCTGGGACTCCCCGATGACAACCAGAACAATCGTGAACTAACCAACTCCTACCGCAATCTGCTGGCACGGGAGTTTGGCGAGGAGATTGCCGAGAATGTCTTAGCTGCCCATCTCCAAATTCCTCAAGAGGACAACGTCCTCCCCCTCACCTATCAATTGATGCAGGCAACGATAGCCGCGGCACGGGAGCTTCAACATGCCGCGGCAACACTCCATCACATGGAGGATCCCAATGAAAATATTGCCGCCTACGCAAGAGTTCAGGCCGCGCTCAAAGCCTACAATCTTGCAGCTCAGTCTGGCAGCTTCCCAGATGCTGAGCGAGCTGAATTGTATCGGGAGGAGATGCTTCATATGCTCCAAGAGATCGCTCTGGCCACCTACACGGTAGATGGGACTGAGGACAACAGCCTGCTAACCAGTGTGGCCGGACAAATGGCATCAAAGGAATTTGATGACAAGATCTTGGAGATGCTCGGAACAGACTGGCGCATCACCGGAAGAGGCAGGTTTTCCTATGGGGAGACCGTTAGCAACATAGTAGATTCTGGAGGTGGGACTCTTGAACAGATCAAAACAGTCACTTACCCCATCTTGGGACATTTGCTGCAAAGAGCAGCGGACAATGGCATGGCTTTCCTGAACAGAACATTCAATCATCTCCATCAGGATCTTCGTCGTCAGGGCAACCCAGTTGGAACCCGCTTCTTTGGGGGTGATGATCTTACTCCCGGCCTCACCGGCCTCACCATCACCGGCAGTGATCCACACAAGGGAGGAGAGCGTGTGTTGATACTCAACTTCGGTCCAACCGACCAGGAAGGAGATGATCGACTGCTTGTCTATAAACCCAGGGATGTGCGTATCGATGCCCTGCTGGTGGGCAGCAGAGCGTTCCATGGAGAAAGCACCAGCCTCGCCGAGATCGTCAACGCCCAACTGGGGAACGATGCGATACCCACCTACAATTTTCTTGAGGGTCCCGAAGGTCCAGATGAGTACGGCTACGTTGAGTATCTGCCTCATGCAGGTATCGAGCACTTCCAGATGACGCCCCCTGAAGCTGAGACCTTCTACAGGGAGTATGGCCGTCAGGCTGCCATGTTCATGCTCATGGGCGCGCGCGATCTGCACCAGACAAACATCTATGTCAGCAATCGCAGGCCCTTTTTCACCGACCTGGAACTGACCGTTGATCCTCAATGCCTGGACTTCATCACGCACCCTCCCTTGGAAGGCGGTCAGTGCGACATCAATCAAGCCAGACAGCAGTCCAGAGCCCTTGCCCAAGCGATGCAACTACAGGGCGGCCTTCTCAATCGAGGGGAAACCGTCAGGACAACCAAGTTCACCGTGAACGGCACCACGGACCGACTGCACGAAACCGCAGGCACCCGATCTGAAATTGCATGGGAGAGCTTTGTCTGGATTCAGGGAATGCACCAGCAGCAGCACCTGGACATCGACAACGCGATGCCCCCCTCGGATGATGGATTGGGCTCCGCCCAGCAATTTGGTGCCAACGCGTTCGAACAAGGTTTCCACGAAGTCATCAACGCGCTGGCTCAGGACGACATCCAGCACCTCATCACTGCTTACATCGACGATCTGGCCGGGATTCACCTGCGCTACCATCCCCTCTCGACGCCCCTACAGCTTACCACACGACAGGATTTCATCGCCGACCACCTCAGGGACGATGCTCAGGCTCGAGATCAATTTCTGGAGGGACGATTGGACGCCAGCCTTAACCAGATGGCCGCTGGGGGGCAAACCAGGGCAGCCCGTCTCAATGGCATTCCCCACTCTGACCAACTGGTGGCTACACGTATCCGCGATGCGATGGTGTCCGACATCTGTGTTGGAGACGTAGCCTACTTCACCAGAGTATTGGGAGGCGACCACCGCGAGTTGCTGCACCATCACAGCGTCGATGAAGTGAACGCCATTCTTGTGAACATTGAAGAGGGCAATCAGGACTTCTTCGTCGACAACGGTCTGGCGACCATTCAAAGCGTCTTCACCCGCCTCCACACCGACGATGATGGGTATCGTGAGTACCTTCTTGCACTGGGTTCAGGTTTCGCGGCACTCTGCCGCACCACACCAGGGGCCGACTTCTTTTCTGGGGAAATTAGAGCCGAGCTCAACTGA
- a CDS encoding IS4-like element ISVsp5 family transposase: MKFKPAKVIGSVLGQLCKLIPGHLVANLCAQHHHGSQPRTFSSWSHVVSLLYAQLTHSISLNDVCDSLRHHAGALAAIRGATPPARNTLSHANKNRDSDLMETLFWKMLDHLQHRHPGFGLRYEGLPRRFRRAIYAIDSSTIALVANCMSWAKHRQRKAAAKLHLRLNLQTFLPAFAIIEEASHHDDSRSRALCASLKDGEIALFDKAYINFAHLWELTGRGIFWVTRAKDNMSYRVTRKLQARPQGKVLRDDLIVLKGARSLSQHPGPLRRVEMLVELDGKEVRMAFITNQTEWAASTVGELYQSRWGIEVFFKQIKQTLCICDFLGHSKNAIRWQLWAALLLYVLLRFLAQVSGWPHSFTRLFTMIRGVTWSRVDLLRLLAFYGTAGGPWKMRASPQSVYLPGLEPPVYGTAGVA; the protein is encoded by the coding sequence ATGAAATTCAAACCAGCCAAAGTCATTGGAAGCGTTCTGGGGCAGCTTTGCAAGCTCATTCCCGGGCACTTGGTCGCGAACCTCTGCGCTCAACACCACCACGGCAGCCAGCCGCGCACCTTCAGTTCCTGGAGTCACGTGGTCAGCCTGCTCTACGCGCAACTGACACACTCCATCAGTCTCAACGATGTGTGCGACAGCTTGAGGCATCATGCCGGGGCCCTCGCTGCCATCCGCGGAGCGACACCGCCAGCCCGCAACACCCTGTCCCATGCCAATAAGAATCGGGACAGCGACCTGATGGAGACCCTCTTTTGGAAGATGTTGGATCATCTCCAGCATCGGCACCCCGGGTTTGGCCTGCGCTATGAAGGACTGCCCCGGCGGTTTAGACGGGCCATCTACGCCATCGACTCCAGCACCATCGCCCTGGTGGCCAACTGTATGAGTTGGGCCAAGCACCGGCAGCGCAAGGCGGCGGCCAAGCTCCATTTGCGTCTCAACCTGCAAACCTTCCTGCCAGCCTTTGCCATCATCGAAGAAGCCTCTCATCATGATGACTCGCGCTCCCGCGCGCTTTGTGCCAGCCTCAAAGACGGGGAAATTGCCTTGTTTGACAAGGCTTACATCAACTTTGCCCACCTCTGGGAGTTGACCGGGCGGGGCATCTTCTGGGTCACCCGTGCCAAGGACAACATGAGCTACCGGGTGACGCGCAAGCTCCAGGCACGGCCGCAAGGCAAGGTGCTGCGCGATGACCTCATTGTGCTCAAAGGAGCCAGGAGCCTTTCGCAACATCCCGGCCCGCTGCGCCGGGTGGAGATGCTCGTGGAGCTTGACGGCAAGGAAGTGCGCATGGCCTTTATCACCAACCAGACAGAATGGGCCGCCAGCACGGTAGGAGAACTCTACCAGAGCCGCTGGGGCATTGAAGTGTTCTTCAAGCAGATCAAGCAAACGCTCTGCATCTGTGATTTTTTGGGACATAGCAAAAACGCGATCCGCTGGCAGCTCTGGGCGGCCCTGTTGCTCTATGTGCTGCTGCGGTTCCTGGCACAAGTATCGGGCTGGCCGCACAGCTTCACCCGCCTCTTCACGATGATCCGAGGGGTGACTTGGAGCCGGGTGGATCTGCTCAGATTGCTGGCGTTCTATGGGACAGCAGGCGGTCCATGGAAGATGCGAGCCAGCCCGCAAAGCGTGTATCTGCCTGGGCTGGAGCCCCCCGTCTATGGGACAGCAGGCGTCGCATAA
- a CDS encoding SRPBCC family protein: MSPETNTPATNTIKLHRVLRATPERVYRAFIDPDAMVKWLPPYGFTGKVQHMDATVGGSYKMSFTNFSTGSSHSFGGKYLELKPNELLRYTDVFDDPNLPGEMITTVTLKKVFCGTEITAVQEGVPGIIPAEACYMGWQESLEQLAKLVDPEIPDQG; this comes from the coding sequence ATGTCCCCCGAAACCAACACCCCCGCGACCAACACGATCAAGCTGCACCGTGTGCTGCGTGCCACGCCCGAGCGCGTGTACCGTGCTTTCATCGATCCTGACGCCATGGTGAAATGGCTGCCACCCTATGGGTTCACCGGCAAGGTCCAGCACATGGACGCCACAGTGGGCGGGTCATACAAGATGTCTTTCACCAACTTCTCCACGGGATCGAGCCATTCGTTCGGCGGGAAGTACCTTGAACTCAAGCCCAATGAGCTCCTTCGCTACACCGACGTGTTCGACGATCCGAACCTTCCCGGTGAGATGATCACGACGGTGACCCTCAAGAAGGTGTTCTGCGGCACGGAGATCACAGCCGTGCAGGAGGGTGTGCCAGGCATCATTCCCGCGGAGGCCTGCTACATGGGCTGGCAGGAATCTCTGGAGCAGCTTGCGAAGCTGGTTGATCCGGAGATACCGGACCAGGGCTAA
- a CDS encoding YdeI/OmpD-associated family protein, protein MKPKSKSADTSEWETWLAAHQADAGEVWLLIAKKSYRGPGLSISDALDVALCFGWIESHRKGYDETHLKS, encoded by the coding sequence ATGAAGCCCAAGTCGAAGAGCGCTGACACATCTGAATGGGAGACATGGCTGGCGGCGCATCAGGCAGACGCGGGTGAAGTGTGGCTGTTGATTGCCAAAAAGAGCTATCGCGGACCGGGGCTCTCCATCAGTGATGCGCTGGACGTGGCGCTCTGCTTCGGCTGGATCGAAAGCCATCGCAAGGGGTATGATGAAACCCATTTGAAGTCTTGA
- a CDS encoding type III secretion system chaperone, which translates to MTDLVNTWITRLCENHALGAGKLDEFGQWQLVLEQDHRCAVHLPADSPNLFFTAEICPIPDNAREAFYAALLSHNLALQHTGGASFAIDPVDETVWLNFGQPLTSLDALSFEDSLGTFLELAIKWHSRFSEKVPGTEPSLDRPVQNDPPLAGMRI; encoded by the coding sequence ATGACAGACCTCGTAAACACCTGGATCACCAGGCTCTGTGAAAACCATGCTCTTGGAGCTGGCAAGCTCGACGAATTTGGTCAATGGCAGCTTGTCTTAGAACAAGATCATCGTTGCGCGGTGCACTTGCCCGCCGACTCCCCGAACCTCTTCTTCACAGCGGAGATTTGCCCCATACCAGACAATGCCCGGGAGGCCTTCTATGCCGCATTGCTCTCCCACAATCTAGCCTTGCAGCACACAGGCGGAGCCAGCTTCGCCATCGACCCAGTCGACGAGACCGTATGGTTGAATTTCGGCCAGCCGCTGACCTCGCTGGACGCGCTCAGTTTCGAAGACAGCCTTGGCACATTCCTTGAACTCGCCATCAAGTGGCATTCGCGGTTCAGTGAGAAAGTTCCTGGCACAGAACCGTCCCTTGACCGGCCGGTCCAAAACGACCCACCGCTCGCCGGTATGCGCATCTAA
- a CDS encoding DUF899 family protein, with translation MSTEIQQLEEQIYELTKKLTELRKQSGGEGTVVPNYTFDTVTGSVDLASLFCGKNLLFAIHNMGQACRYCTLWADGLNAFLPHLEDRFAVVLLSKDRPEVQQRIAHSRQWRFRMASHGGGRYLKEQTVLPGEDNMPGMVCYERGEDGRIFRRSSAIFGPGDLYCSIWHVLSLAGISDGEWTPQYSYWKRPSAEAMEDGGENLDGGCCG, from the coding sequence ATGAGCACCGAAATCCAGCAACTCGAAGAGCAGATCTACGAACTGACCAAGAAGCTGACGGAGCTGCGCAAGCAGTCTGGAGGCGAAGGCACAGTGGTGCCGAACTACACGTTCGACACCGTTACGGGATCAGTGGATCTAGCATCGTTGTTCTGTGGTAAGAATCTGCTCTTTGCGATCCATAACATGGGGCAGGCCTGCCGGTATTGCACCCTCTGGGCAGATGGCCTGAACGCCTTCCTGCCGCATCTGGAAGACCGTTTTGCAGTGGTGCTCCTTTCCAAGGACAGGCCGGAAGTACAGCAACGGATTGCGCACTCCCGGCAGTGGCGCTTCCGTATGGCTTCGCATGGCGGAGGCCGTTATCTCAAGGAGCAAACCGTGCTCCCTGGAGAGGACAACATGCCAGGAATGGTGTGCTACGAGCGCGGGGAGGATGGACGCATCTTCCGGAGGAGTTCAGCCATCTTTGGCCCGGGCGACCTCTATTGCAGTATCTGGCATGTGCTGTCTCTTGCAGGGATAAGCGATGGTGAATGGACTCCCCAGTACAGCTACTGGAAGCGGCCTTCAGCTGAGGCTATGGAGGATGGTGGGGAGAATTTAGATGGTGGGTGTTGTGGGTAG